The Chloroflexota bacterium nucleotide sequence TGGGTGCCCGGGTAGTAGGCCTGCAGGATGTGCGCCGCGGATTGGCCGGCGTGCGCCCGCCCGCGCGCGCCCCACTGCGACATCCCCACGCCGTGGCCCCATCCCGCGCCTTCGAGCCGAACGGTGGCGTGGGGATGAAAGGGGATGGCGACGGTGCTCACCGCGGCCGCGCGGCCTGGCGCGGTCGCCAGCAACACCGCCGTCACGGCAACCAGGCCCGCAAGGGCCTCTGCCTGCCGGCCCGCCCGGCACCAGCGGAAGATGGGGGCGTGTCGTCTCACAGAGCACCGAGTGTACGGCCCGCGGGCACGGGATTGAGCCACATGCGCAACGAAAGGCCGTAGTCGACCGTGACGCCCGGTGGAGCGTCGGCTGCTCGGGCGGCCCATATACTGCATGGGTGGCGTCGCGCAGCGGCAAACACTCATGAGCGCTCCCGCCGCGCGGGGCCCTATTGTCACTATCGACGGTCCGGCTGCCGTGGGCAAGACGACAGTCGGGCGCATGCTGGCCGAGTCTCTGGGCTACCTGTGCCTGGACAGCGGGCTGTTCTACCGTGCCGTGGCGCTGGCGACCGTGCGCGCCGACGGCGATCCAGACAGTGCGGACGATGCCCTGGCGGCCGCCCGCTCGCTCCGGTTGCGCTTTGCGGTCGACCCGTCCGGGAGGTTCGCGGCGCGCGCCTTCAACGGGGACTGCGATATCACCGAGGCGCTCATCAGCCCCGAGGTGGATCGCACCGTCTCGTTGGTTTCGCGGATTCCCGCGGTGCGAGCGGCGATGCTCGAGCCCCAGCGCGAGGCGCTCCGCGAGGGTGACATCGTGGCCCTTGGCCGCGACATCGGGACCGTGGTGTGCCCCGAAGCCGATCTCAAGGTCTACCTGGATGCCAGCCCGGACGTGCGCGCGCGGCGTCGCTGGAAAGAACGCCGGGACGCCGGGGGCCGGATGGACATCGCCGATATCCACGAAAACCTGTTGGCGCGGGACCGCATCGATTCGCAGCGATCGATCGCGCCGTTGCGGGCCGCGTCCGACGCCGTGATCATTTCCACCGATGCTTGCGCGCCGGCCGAGGTGGTGGAGGCCATCAGGGCGTCAATGACCGACCGGGGGTTGATCCATGCGGCCTGAAGTCGAGTGGGAAGCCCGTGACACTCCGCGCCCGGCGATGTGGGCCTATCTCTCCGGGAGAGCCTTCGGTCGCTTTGTCCTGTTTCCACTGCTCTTCGATATGCACGTCCGCGGGCTGGAGCACGTGCCGTCGGACGGCCCATTGATCCTGGCGTCCAACCACGTGAGCAACTTCGATCCGATCCTGGTGGGGACCTATGTTCCGCGCACGACGACGTTCGTAGCCAAGCAGGAGCTTTACCGGGTGGCGCCGCTGGCCCTGCTTTGGCATTGGTGGGGCGCCGTGCTGGTCCGGCGCGACGGTCTGGACATGCGCCCGCTGCGCATGCTGCTGCGGATCCTGGCGGAAGGCGGGACGGTCGGCATGTTTCCCGAGGGCACGCGCAGCCGCGGCAAGGGCCTGCAGCGGCCCTTGCCCGGCGTGGCGTACCTGGCGGTGAAGAGCGGCGTGCCGATTCTTCCGGTGGCCGTCTGGGGCGCGGACAGCTTGAATCTCAAGCGGCGGATGGTGCGCGGCCGTCCCCGGGTTGACATCCGCGTGGGCCCGGTGATGGTTCCCGAGGTGCCCGCGGGCCGAATTACGCGCGAGGTGCTCGACCAGGTTGGCGAAGACGTGATGCACAGCATTGCGGCGCTGCTGCCGGAACGCTTGCGCGGGGTCTACGCCGCGACGAGCGAGGGATCCGTCGATGGCTGACGGCGATCGACAGCTTCCACTGGTGGCGCTGATCGGGCGGCCCAACGTCGGCAAGTCCACGCTGTTCAACCGGCTGGTCGGGGAACGCTCGGCGGTGGTCGAGCCGCAGCCGGGCACCACGCGCGATCGCATCTACGGCGAGCTGGAGTGGCGCGGACGCGCGTTCGCCGTTGTGGATACGGCGGGCATCGCCTGGCACGACCCGGCGCCAGTGGCCGAGGCGGCCGTGGCGCAGGCCAGGGCCGCCGCCGATGAAGCCGACCTGGTGCTGGTGGTCACGGACGTCCAGACCGGGGTGACGGAGCTGGACGGCATCGTGGCCCGCGAGGTGCTTAAGCGCCGGCGGCCGCACCTGCTGGTTGTCAACAAGGCCGACCACATGGATCTGCGGTTGGACACCGGCGAGTTTTACGCCCTTGGCCTTGGCGAACCGACGGCCATTTCCGCGATGCACGGCACCGCGACTGGCGACCTGCTGGATGCCGTGGCCGAGCGCCTGCCGGCCGTGGCCTATGCCGGCGAGCCCGATGAGTTGCCCCGATTGGCGATTGTGGGTCGCCCGAACGTCGGCAAGTCGTCGCTGCTCAATGCGCTGTTGGGTGAGACGCGGGCGCTGGTGCACGACGCGCCGGGGACGACGCGAGACAGCATCGACACCCTGCTGGAGTGGGAGGGCCGGTCCATCCGACTCATCGACACGGCGGGAATTCGGCGCCGGGGGCACATTGACTCGGGCGTGGAATACCACAGCGTGTTGCGGGCCGTGCGCTCGATTCAGCGCTGCGACGTGGGCCTGCTGGTGGTCGATGCGCACGAGGGCGCAACCGCGCAGGACGCGCACGTGGCCGGGCTCGTGCTCGAGGCCGGCAAGGGCATCGTCGTGCTCGCTAACAAATGGGACATGCTCCAAGACCCCGAGCGCCGCAAAGAGGTGGACTTCCACCTCGAGCGGGTTTTGCATTTCCTGCCGGAGGCGCCGTTTCTGCACACGTCCGCGCTCACCGGACGCGGCGTGCCGGCGAGCGTCAGCGCCGGGCTCCAGGTGCATGAAGTGCGGCAGACGCGCGTGGCGACGGGTCCGCTCAATCGGTTCTTGCGCGCCTGGGCCGGCCGGCGCGGTCCGCCCAGTCGCAAGGGACGCCAGGCGCGCTTCAAATACGCCACGCAGATCGGCGTCAGCCCGCCGTCCTTCGTGACGTTCTTCGCGCGGCCCGAAAACGTGCATCCCTCGTATGTGCGCTATCTCGAAAACGGGCTGCGCGAGGCATTCGGATTCGACGGCACGCCGATCGTCATCCGGCTGCGGCCGTCGTAGCACTTCGCCGACGGCCGGTCGAGCTGGCGGGTTGACAGGCGACGTGCCCCATTTCAAGCTTGGCGCCACGCGGCGGTAGGGGGCTGCCTGATGTCCGTGGGCGAGATACTCGGCGCGATCGGTCTTGTGCTCGGCGCCTACGTCGTTGGCTCGCTGCCGACCGGCGTGCTCGTGTGCCGGGTCGGATTCGGCATCGACGTGTTCGCGCAGGGCAGCCGACGGTCGGGCGCCACGAACGTCATGCGCGCGGTTGGGTTTGGACCGGCGGCGCTCGTGATCGTTGGCGATTTGCTAAAGGGGTTTCTTCCCGGGCTGGCGGCCCGCCTGATCTTCGGCGGGGACTCCATCGTGCCGGTGCTGGCGGTGACGGCAGCGGTCGCCGGACACAATTGGTCCGTCTTCTTGCGTCTCCGCGGCGGTCGCGGCGTGGTCACGTCGGTCGGCGGCTTGGCGGCGATGGTTCCGATCGTGGCTGCGATCGCGCTTCCGGCAGGTCTGCTGGCGGCGGCGATCAGCCGCTACGTCTCCGTGGGCTCGCTGACCGGCTCCCTGACCGCGCTGCTGAGTGCGGTCATCTTTTATGCCGTCGCCGGTTGGATCACGGGCTACGACCTGCTGCTGGCGGCCGGGCTCGCGTTCTTTATGTTCACGCAGCACATTGACAATATGCGACGAATCGTCGCCGGTAAGGAGCGACGGCTTCCGGCCTGGGCCGGCCTCATTGGCGGACGCAACGGGCGCAATCGAGGGTCGTCGCTGAGCTAAGCCGGAGACGGGATTCAGGGCTCGAGCGCTACGGGGCGCCGTCCTGCTCAAGCGTGTCCGCCAGCGCCGGCCCAAGCTGCTGGGCGATTCTCTCCACCGCGACCCCCGCCGCGCGGCCGTCCGCGGCGAGCTCAGCCGCTCGGGCGTGGAGCCACACGCCGAGACGCGCGGCATCGAGCGGTCGAAGGCCCTGCGCGGCCAGCGCGGCCACGGCGCCGGCCAGCACGTCGCCAGATCCTGCCGCGGCCAGCGCGGGATTGGGCCGCGCAAGGACAAAAGGCCGGTTGTCAGCGGCCACGAACGTCGGCGAGCCTTTGCCGATCACGACCGCGCCACTGAGGGCCGCAAGCTCGCGCGTGGCTTGCAACATGTCGGCTCCGCGCGGGGTTTCGGCGAGATCGAGAAGGCGGCGCATCTCGCCCGGGTGCGGCGTGAGAATCGTGCTCGGACCCAGCGACCCTAACCGCGCGGGCTCATCGGCGAGCGCGTTGAGCCCGTCGGCGTCGACGACGGTGGGGGTACCGTGCCGTGCGCTGGCCGCAAGATCACACGCCAGCGCATCGCTGCTCGCGCTTCGGCCAAGACCGGGACCCACCAGCAGCGCTGTCGGTTCGCCCAGCGCCTCGATGGCGTCCAGCGTTGCGCCGATGCAGCCGTCGGCGTTCGCCGGCAGTACGCGAAAGGTGGCCGCGGGCGCCACGGCCGCGCAGGCGCCAACCGACGCTTCCACGGAAGCGACGGTCACGACGCCGGCTCCGGCGCCCTGAGCCGCCAGGCCCGCGAGAGCGGGCGCGCCGCGATAGGCGGTCGATCCGCCCACGATCAGCACGCGGCCAAACGTGCCTTTGTGCGCGTCGAGCGGTCGCGCCGGCGCGAGCTCTCGAACTGTGGCGGCATCGATGATCTGCGGTGCGCCCGAGGCGGCAATCTGCGGTGCGAGGCCGATGTCGAGCGCCTCCACCGCTCCCGCGCAGTCGATGCCCGGGTGCAGCACTGTGCCGAGCTTGACGGGACCGGTGGCAAGGGTGCCGGATACGCGAAATGCGATGGGGTCCGCTTGCCCGGAATCGGCGTCCACGCCGGTCGGGATGTCGATGGCGAGCCGAGGCTGGCCGGAGACTTCCGGCAGCGCGCGCAGCATTTCCGCGACCTGGCCGCGCAGCGGCGGCGTGCTCCCGATGCCAAGCAGCCCGTCCACGACGCAAGCCGCCGCCCGGATGTCGCGCGCAAGCGGCCTCGCGTCGCCTGCCCAGACGCGCCAGCGCACCCCGGCCGCGCGGGCCGCATCGACCAACGGATCAGCGGATCGCGCGCGCGATGCCCAGCAGACGACGGCGGCTCCCCCGCGGGCGAGCGTGCGCGCCATGATGAGCGCATCGCCGCCGTTGTCGCCGGGGCCGACCAGGGCCGCGATCACGCGCCCGCGCAGTGGACCAACGCGGCGGTGAACCGCAACGGCGAGCGCCATCCCCGCACGATGCATCAAGTCGATCTCAGGCGCCGTCGCCGACTCGAGTCGCCGCATGCCGGCGACGTCCACCACGCGGTCGAAGGCCGCTCCCGACGTCCGCACCACAGCCTGCGGTCGCGTCACGGGCCGCTGAGCGCCACGACGAAGGCGATGGCCTGATCGCGGCTGTGGGTGAGGCTGATGTCGAGGTCGGTGATGCCGAGCTCGGCTGCCCGTCGCTCGGCGGCGCCGTAGAGGCGCACGAGCGGCTTGCCGCGCGGATCGTTCACGACCTCGATCTCCTTCCACAGCACGCCGCGCATGCCCGTGCCCAGCGCCTTGGACACGGCTTCCTTGGCCGCAAAGCGCGCGGCCAGCTCGTCCGCGCGCCCGCGGCATCTCGCCTGCTCGGCGGGCGTGTAGATGCGGTTGAGAAACCGCGAGCCATAGCGGCGGTGCGCCTGGCGGATGCGCTCGATCTCGATCAGGTCGACGCCGGTGCGGACGCGATGGCCGCTCACGGTCGTCTCAGTGCCCGGTTATTTCAACGCGGCGAATCGAGGAGTCGTACTCCCAACCGCTGCCGAGCAACTCGATTCGGCGCAGCTTCACGGGCGGCGGCTGCAGGGCCCCGAGAAGATCGTCCACGTCGAGCGTGGTCCATTGGCCGCGGGGTACCTGCTGACCCAGCTTCACGCTGAGACCGTCATCGTTCTGGTGGTAGAACCCCGCGCCCCAGATCTGCTCGCCGCCTTGATCGTCCACATAGACCAAGCGAACCATCAGCGGATACTCGGTACCGGCCGTGCCGCCGCCGGACAGGCTCTGAGCGTCCGTCCGCGCTTCCAGACGCAACCGCAGGGTCATGAGATCACGCGTATCGATGTCGAGCAGCTGCATGACGCCACTCTCGCCGTGCCGATCAATCGGAATGCCCTCGCTGGAGCGCACAAAGCGGAGGGTTCCGTCGAAAACTTCAACCCGGCCCGCCGGCCCGGCCTCGGTGTCGAAGAAGCTCCACCACGGACCGTTGCCGATGTCGGTGGCGAACAGCGAGTCTTGGATCAGGTCTCGCTCGATCGGCAGCGGCCCAACGAGGCCGGAGGCCATGCTGAACTCCGCCCGCGATTGACTGGTGAGGTGAAGCGAGCGACTGCCAAGGCTCAGGCTGGCCTCACCGACGCGCACCGCCACGTGGCTAGGGCCTTCGACCGGGCGCTCGACGAGGTAGCTCCCCTCCGCGAGGTCCAGTCGACCATCGTCGACGAGCACCGTGATCGCGCGGTCGGGGATTCGCGGGTGCCGGCTCACGCCGATGCGCACGTGCCCGGTGAACAGCCGCACGACCGAGTCTTGCGAGCGCTCGTTGAATCGTCCGAATTGCATGCGTTGGAGGGCCAGCTCGGTCTCGTTATAAAGCAGCAGGGTGCTTCCGTCGGGAAGGCTCACGAGCACGCGGGAGCGGTCATCCGTTCGAAGCCGCGTTCCCTCGGGCAGGTCGGCCGTCGGCGCGAGCTGACGCCACGTGGCGGCTGCGGGCGGCTGAAAGAGCACGGTTCCCTCGAGGACGACAGCTCGGCTGCCCCGCGCTTCTTGCACCAGGCCAAGCGCCGCGCCGATCCCACGCGGCACAAAGACCGCCAGCGCAACGCAGACAACGAGCGACGCGATGAGCGCGACCCACGCGAGCCGCTGCATGCCGCGGTAGGCCTCAGTCTCGCGGGCTGCCTGGCGTGACGCTATTTCCGTCTCCGTGCGCATTTGCGCATTTTAGGTTCGAATTGAAAAGCCCGTGAATTCACCGGTTTCCGCCGGCCAAGCGGCGTCGATCTGCACCACGCGAGCACCGGGCGGGCCGACGCGCAACTGCCCGAGCAGTGATTCGAGGTCTTCCCGACGGCCCTCGGCGCAGACTTCGACTGAGTGTCCGTCGGCTCGATTACGGACGTATCCGCCTAGGCCGAGTCGCCGACCTTGCGTTTGGACGAAGTAGCGAAACGCGACACCCTGCACCCGGCCATACACCGTCGCGGCAAGGCGAGGCACGCCGGCCTTAGAGCAGCGAGCCCTGCTGCGTGCCGGAGTCGCCCTTGGTGAATCCCAGGTGCTCGTAGGCCTTGGGAGTGGCGACGCGGCCGCGAGACGTCCGCGCCAGGAAGCCGGCTTGCAGCAGGTATGGCTCGTAGTGGGACTCCAAGGTCGTGACTTCCTCGGCCACCGTGGCGGCCAGGGATTGAAGACCGACGGGGCCGCCAGCGTAGGACTCGATGATGGTGGTCAAGATTCGGCGGTCCATGCTGTCGAGGCCATGGGGATCGACGCCCATGTCTTCGAGCGCCTGGTTGGCCACGGCCTGGGTTACCACGCCGTCCGCCTCGACCTCGGCAAAGTCGCGCACGCGGCGCAGCAGCCGGTTGCAGACTCGCGCCGTGCCGCGCGCCCGCCGCGCAATCGCCGCGGCCCCGGCGGGCACGACGTGGACGCCGAGAATCCTCGCCGAGCGCCGCACGATCTGGGCGCACTCGTCGGGCGAGTAGAAGTCGAGGCGATAGGACTCGCCGAAACGATCGCTCAGCGCCGGCGTGAGCTGGCCGTGCCTCGTCGTGGCGCCAACGACGGTGAACCGCGGCAGGTCGAGCCGATAGGTGCGTGCGTGCGGCTTGCCTGCGCCGACCACGATGTCCAGCGCGAAGTCCTCCATGGCGGGATAGAGGATCTCCTCGACCGTCTTTCCCAGCCGGTGAATCTCATCGATGAACAGGACCTCGCCGGGTTCCATGCTGCTCAAGGTGGCGGCGAGATCGCCGGGGCGTTCGAGCGCCGGCCCGGACGTGACGTGCAGCCGGCCTTCCATCTCGGTGGCGATGATGTTGGCCAGGGTGGTCTTGCCCAGGCCCGGAGGTCCGGCGAGCAAGATGTGGTCGATGGGCTCGCCGCGTTGCAGTGCCGCGGCGATCATCAGGCGCAGGCCGCGCTTGACGCGCGGCTGCCCGATGAACTCGTCGTCCGCGAGGCTGACGGGGCGGAGGGTGGTTTCGAGACTGCGATCCTCACCGCCGGCATCGGCGGCGACGATGCGTTCGGTCACGGTGTGACCCGCATGCCGAGGATGCGCAACGCCGCGGCGATGCGATCCGCCACGTCCAGGTCTTCTCCGGCGATCTGCTCGAGCGCCAGCTGCGCCTCGACACGCGTGTAGCCGAGCCCGACCAGCGCGTCGAGCGCCTCATCGGCTCCCGTCGGTCCCAGTCGAATCCCCGGCTCGGGAACCAGCTTGCCCCGCAGCTCGAGAATGATGCGGTTGGCCAGCTTGCGCCCGATGCCCGAGACCGCCTGGAATGGACGGGGATCTTCCTCGTCGAGGGCCTGCACGATGCGGTCCACCGGATGACTGGAGAGCACCCGCACGGCCATCCGCGGCCCCACGCCGGTGACGTCAAGCAGGTGGCGATACGTCTCCAACTCCTGCGCGGAGCCGAAGCCGGCAAGAATTGCCCCGTCAGACGCGATGTGGGTGTGCGTGTGGAGTTCCACCGGCTGCCCGGGCGACCGGCGCGCCCGCGCCGGAACCACGACTTCCAATCCGAGACCCGTGCCGTGGACCTTTATGACCAGCGAGTCGTCGCCGGTGCGGATGACCAGACCCTCCAGGTAGCCGATCATCGGACGCCCAGGGTGCGCTCGAGCGTGCGCGCGCGGATCGAGTGCTGGTGGCAGATCGCCGTCGCCAGCGCGTCGGCGGCGTGGTCGGAGGTCGGTGGCGCGGCCATGCGCAGCAGCCGGACCACCATGGCTTGCACGGCGTCCTTCTCGGCGGCGCCGTAGCCGGCCACGGCGAGCTTGATTTCCTTCGGCGCATACTCTTCCACCGACAGCCCACGGTCGGCCGCCACCAGGTGAACCACGCCCGTGGCATAGGCGACCTGCGCGGCGGTTGTCAGTCGGCGGGCATACCCCAAGCGCTCGAGCGCAATGTCGGTGACCGGATATCGCTCGACAAGCTCCGCGAGCGCGTCGCGGATGGTGGCCAGGCGGGTTCCGAGCGGGTCCTTGGCCCGCGTGGTGATGCACCCCGAGTCCAAGGCCCTCGCCTGGTGCGGTCCCGCGACGATTCCGAAGCCACAGCGCGCCGTCCCGGGATCGATACCCAGCGTCACCCGATCAGGCATGCCGGCCGAATCGCGTGAGGACGCTAGGAGGCCAGCTGCGCGAGCAGGTCGTCGCTGATCTCCAACGTGGTGTAGACGCGCTGCACGTCGTCGAGTTCCTCCAACGCTTCCGCCATGCGCATGGCCTGCGCCGCCTTGGCGGCCTCCAACGGCATCGGCGTGGTCGGCTCATGGACCAAATCAGCGGAGGTGATCCGGTACCCGGCGTCGCTGAGCTCGCGGCGCATGCGCGCCAGGTCCGCCGCCGGCGTGGACACGTGCACCGTGCCGTTGGCCGCCTCGACGTCCAGGGCGCCGGCGTCGATGGCCGTCAACTCGATTTCCTCTGGATCGGCGTCCCCAACCGCAACCGCCAGGCTGCCGCGCGCCTCGAACTGCCACGCCACCGAGCCGGAGTCGGCAAACCGGCCCCCGAGACTTCCTACGGCGTTGCGCACCTCCGCGACGGCGCGATTGCGATTGTCCGTGACCACTTCGATCAGCAGCCCGACGCCCGCGGGACCGTAGGCCTCGTAGGTGAGCTCGATTAGCGAGGCGCCCTCACCGGGACCGCCGCCGGCGCCGCGCTGGATCGAGCGCTCGATCGTGTCCTTGGGCATGTTCGCGGCACGGGCTTTGGCGAGCGCCTGCTCGAGCCGGAAGTTTCCGCTGGGGTCGGGGCCGCCGTCTTGCACGGCCACCGTGATCTCGCGCCCGATCTTGGTGTAGAGCTGCCCGCGCTTTGCGTCGTTCGCGGCTTTCTGGCGCTTGATTTGCGACCACTTGGAATGGCCGGACATTGCCTGCACCCCCAGGGAGCCGCGCGGGATTTCTCGAAGTATAGGATAGCGTTGTTCGCTGTTTGTGCGTACCTTCCGTCACCGCGGCCGGGCGCGGGCTATGCTGGCGCGGAGTCACCGGAGCCCCAGCCAATGACGCAGGAATCAACGTTGCCTCGCGCCGCATCCGCGGCCCTGTTCGATCGCGCGCGACAGGTGATCCCGGGCGGAGTCAATACGTCGCTGCGAAAGGTCGAGCCGCAGATCGTCTGGTCCGGAGCGGAGGGCGCCTACCTCCACGACGTGGACGGCAACAGCTACCTCGACTACAACGCCGCGTTCGGCCCGATCATCCTGGGGCACGCGCATCCGGGCGTGGCCGCCGGGGTGGCCGAGCAGCAGCGCACGCTGGACCTCACGGGAATCGGGACCAGCGAGCTGGAGATCCAGGCGGCCGAAAAGGTCGTGGAGCACGTGCCGTCGGCCGAGCAGGTGCTGTTTTGCACGTCGGGCTCCGAGGCCACCTACCACGCGGTGCGGGTGGCGCGCGGGGCCACGGGCCGCCGGGCCATCGTCAAGTTCCAGGGGCACTTTCACGGCTGGCACGACCACCTGCTCGCCAACGTCATCTCGCCGCCCGACCGCGTGGGCCGGCTGGACCCGCTGTCGTCCGGCATCCTGCCGGACGTTCACGCCGAGCTGATCGTGCTGGAATGGAACGACCTGGAGGAGTTGGAGCGACTGATGGCCGAGCGCGGCCAGGAGATCGCGGCCGTGATCCTGGAACCCATTCCCCACGCGATCGGCGTGGTGATGCCCGAGCAGGAGTTCCTCACTCGCCTGCGAGCGCTGACCCGTGAACATGGGGTCGTGTTGGTGTTCGACGAGGTGGTCACGGGCTTTCGGCACGCGCTGGGCGGTTTTCAGGCCATCACAGGCATCACCCCGGACCTGACCACGCTGGGCAAGGCCATGGCGAACGGCTACCCCTGTGCGGCGATCTGCGGCCGGCGCGACCTGATGCAGCACTTCAACACGTCGGACGGCGACGTGTTCTTCTCGGGCACGTTCAACGGGCACCCGCTGGCGATGGCGGCTTGCCTGTCCACCATCGAGGCGCTTGAGCAGCCGGGGCTCTACGAAAGGCTGTTCGACCTGGGCGAGCGCATGCGGCGGGGGCTCGACGACATCATTCAGCGGCTGGGCATCGAGGCGTTCGCCAGCCAGTTCGGCTCGGTGTTCGTGACCTACTTCATGTCCCCGCCGGCCAACTCGTACCGCGACCTGCTGCGCAACGACGACGAGATGTACATCGACTTTCACCGCGGCATGCTGGAGCGCGGCTTCTACATGCTGCCGATGGCCCTCAAGCGCAACCACATCTCGGCGGCGCACACGGAAAGCGACATCGACCGCACGCTGGAGGCGGCCGACGACGTCCTGACGGCGCTGGCGCAGGGCCGGCCCGTCACGCGGTAGCGGCCGCCAAACGCGTCTGCCCTCGAGTAGGGGCGGGTTTCAAATCCGCCCCTACCGTGGTCTTCAGCGGTATTCGCCCGCAGGCCCCAGCTCGTCCTCGATTTCGCAGATCAGCTCGATCAGCTCGTCCGCGACCCGTTCGTGATGCGCGTCGAACGGCATGATCGGCTCGCGCACCCGGGTGGTGGCGAATAGGCCGCGACGGACGCAGTAGCGCTTGTAGAAGTGGATCGAGATGTCGATGTACTGGTGCGCGAAGGCCAGGAACGGCACCACGCGGTGAAACAGCTCGCGCGCATCGTCCCGGCGACCGGCGCGGTGCAACCGAAAGATGTGCACGAACGGCCGGTTGATGGCGGTGGTGGTTGTGAAGTGCGTGCCGCGATCGAGGGCCTCGATGAACTGCGGCAGCGACCAGCCGCAGCCAATGGTGAGCCGGTTATCGGTCGCGGCGATGAGCTCGGAAGTCTTGGCGCCGGAGGGCACGGTCTCCAGCTTCAGGCAGCGGAAGGCATCCAACTCGTCCCATAGCTGCATGAGCGTGCGGCGGGCCA carries:
- a CDS encoding YebC/PmpR family DNA-binding transcriptional regulator, encoding MSGHSKWSQIKRQKAANDAKRGQLYTKIGREITVAVQDGGPDPSGNFRLEQALAKARAANMPKDTIERSIQRGAGGGPGEGASLIELTYEAYGPAGVGLLIEVVTDNRNRAVAEVRNAVGSLGGRFADSGSVAWQFEARGSLAVAVGDADPEEIELTAIDAGALDVEAANGTVHVSTPAADLARMRRELSDAGYRITSADLVHEPTTPMPLEAAKAAQAMRMAEALEELDDVQRVYTTLEISDDLLAQLAS
- a CDS encoding aspartate aminotransferase family protein, producing the protein MTQESTLPRAASAALFDRARQVIPGGVNTSLRKVEPQIVWSGAEGAYLHDVDGNSYLDYNAAFGPIILGHAHPGVAAGVAEQQRTLDLTGIGTSELEIQAAEKVVEHVPSAEQVLFCTSGSEATYHAVRVARGATGRRAIVKFQGHFHGWHDHLLANVISPPDRVGRLDPLSSGILPDVHAELIVLEWNDLEELERLMAERGQEIAAVILEPIPHAIGVVMPEQEFLTRLRALTREHGVVLVFDEVVTGFRHALGGFQAITGITPDLTTLGKAMANGYPCAAICGRRDLMQHFNTSDGDVFFSGTFNGHPLAMAACLSTIEALEQPGLYERLFDLGERMRRGLDDIIQRLGIEAFASQFGSVFVTYFMSPPANSYRDLLRNDDEMYIDFHRGMLERGFYMLPMALKRNHISAAHTESDIDRTLEAADDVLTALAQGRPVTR
- a CDS encoding dihydrodipicolinate synthase family protein; translated protein: MKDLYPLTGVVPIVNTPFTDDDKLDVASLERLLEEAIADGVSGFIVPAVASEVAKLTPDERHVYVREVLRIVGGRVTVVAGASDPDAQRARALAEDAVALGVDGVLCAVPVPLIEDHDGALDYFREVARAGMPMLMIQDLHWGGYGMARRTLMQLWDELDAFRCLKLETVPSGAKTSELIAATDNRLTIGCGWSLPQFIEALDRGTHFTTTTAINRPFVHIFRLHRAGRRDDARELFHRVVPFLAFAHQYIDISIHFYKRYCVRRGLFATTRVREPIMPFDAHHERVADELIELICEIEDELGPAGEYR